From Halococcus saccharolyticus DSM 5350, the proteins below share one genomic window:
- a CDS encoding universal stress protein yields MYDTILVPTDGSKGANAAARHGLRLAEAFDSQVRFLSVVDDRTYSSGLAGIDSEANDQREALERQATDALQVLEELGDETPTTYQTAVEHGVPHEMILSYADEHDVDLISMGTHGRTGLDRYLLGSVAERVVRTSDVPVLTSQSEPEESSGYDRILIPTDGSDTATAAVDHGLAIAEQYDATVHVLSVVDLSAVVGSYDVAPMIESWKERCERTVEGVAEESENRGLDVVTDVVEGTPYRAIQQYIESEEIDLVSMGTHGRTGLGRYLIGSVTARTVRTSEIPVLTV; encoded by the coding sequence ATGTACGATACCATTCTCGTCCCAACGGACGGCAGTAAGGGAGCGAACGCTGCGGCGCGACACGGACTGAGGCTGGCGGAGGCGTTCGACAGCCAGGTCCGGTTTCTGAGCGTCGTCGACGATCGAACGTACAGTAGCGGTCTCGCAGGTATCGACTCGGAGGCGAACGACCAACGGGAAGCGCTCGAACGACAAGCCACTGACGCGCTCCAAGTGCTCGAAGAACTCGGAGACGAAACGCCAACCACGTACCAGACGGCGGTCGAACACGGTGTCCCACACGAGATGATTCTTTCCTACGCCGACGAGCACGATGTGGATCTGATCTCGATGGGCACCCATGGACGAACCGGCCTCGATCGATATCTTCTCGGCAGCGTCGCCGAACGCGTCGTCAGGACGAGTGATGTTCCTGTTCTCACTTCTCAGTCCGAACCTGAAGAGAGCTCGGGGTATGACAGAATTCTGATTCCGACCGACGGAAGCGATACCGCAACCGCCGCCGTCGACCACGGTCTGGCCATCGCAGAACAGTACGACGCGACAGTCCACGTGCTATCGGTCGTCGATCTCAGTGCTGTGGTAGGTTCGTACGATGTCGCACCCATGATCGAGTCGTGGAAAGAACGATGTGAGCGAACTGTCGAGGGTGTCGCTGAGGAGAGTGAAAATCGCGGTCTCGATGTCGTCACTGACGTTGTAGAGGGGACACCCTACCGAGCGATACAGCAGTACATCGAAAGCGAGGAAATCGATCTCGTCTCGATGGGCACCCATGGTCGGACCGGGCTCGGACGTTATCTCATCGGTAGCGTGACCGCGCGTACCGTCAGAACGAGCGAGATTCCGGTTCTCACAGTCTGA